ACCAGCGCGAACAGGCTGAACTTGATCAGCGGCGCGGCTGTCCGGCGTGCTCCGGTCGCCCTCATGCGACGCTCACCGCCGTTCCGCGGGCCAGCGGCCCGAACAGCAGGGTCGTGACGGGCGGCACCTCGTCGGCGGGCACGCCCAGGGCGGGGGCCACGAGCGAGCCGACGGCCCGCTGCTCGGCGTCGGTGGCGGACACGTGCGTACCTCCGGGCAGGGCGTCGTCCGAACCGCCGGACGACGTACCGTCGTTGAGCTCGGGTTTCGGGCCGGGCACCGGCGGGCCGGGCAGACCCCGGCAGTCCGGTCCCGACCGCTCGCCGTAGCGCGGCTCCTCGCCGGGCTCGTACGCGCGCTGGGCCCGCACCACTTCGAGGGTGATCCGCATCCTGCCGCCCCGGAACGCCTCCTCGGAGGCCTTCTCCTGCCGCACCAGGCCGTCCAGCAGGCACGGGTACTCGGGTGAGTAGCGGGCGAAGAGCGCCAGGGTGGGGCGGGAGACCCGGCCCAGCGTGATCAGCCGGTCGCCGTTGTCGTCCAGGAAGTCCTCCGTGGTGCCCGCCACGGACGCGGTCGTGCGCAGGGCGGCGGCCAGCCGGTCCTCCTTCTCGACGAGGGTGCGGCTGGTGGTGACCGTGTTGCGCAGGATCCTCATCAGGTCGGGCGCGGCGTCCCCGTACACCTCGGCGACGTCGGCGAAGCGCGCGATGTCCTCCTTCAGGGACGGCAGGTGCGGGTTGAGGCGGCGCAGATAGTCCTCGACGCGGGTCAGGTTGTCGCCGATCCGGTCGCCGCGGCCCTCCAGCGCGGTGGCGAACGCCGAGAGCGTGGAGTTGAGTTCGCCCGGCTCGACGGTCCGCAGCAGGGGCAGCAGGTCGTTCATCAGCTGCTGCACCTCCATGCCCACCCTGGTGCGGTCCTGGGTGATGACGTCCCCGGCGCGCAGGGGACGGGCGGCCGCGGAGCCGCGCGGTGCCACGAGGTCGACGTACTTCTCGCCGAACAGCGTCTTGGGCAGCAGCCGCGCGTGCACGTCCGAGGGGATGGACGCGACGTGCTCCGGGTTGAGCGCGAGGTCGAGCGTGGCCTTCTCGCCGTCCGCGCGCACCGAACGCACCTCGCCGACCAGCAGCCCGCGCAGCTTGACGTCGGCCCGCGGATCGAGCTGGTTGCCCAGGCTGCCGGCCTCCAGGGTGACGCGCACCACCGGGGTGAACGCCTGCTGGTAGACAGCCACGGCGAGGGACAGCAGCAGGGCCAGCACGGTGAGGAAGGCGATGCCGTACAACCGCAGTCTGATCACTCTCATCCGGTTCATGTGACTCACCCCGCGATCCGTACGGTCGTGCTGGCGCCCCAGATGGCGAGGCTCAGGAAGAAGTCCAGGACATTGATGGCGACGATCGAGGTGCGCACCGCGCGGCCCACCGCGACGCCGACGCCGGCCGGTCCGCCGCTCGCGTAGTAGCCGTAGTAGCAGTGCACCAGGATGATCAGGACGGCGAAGACGATCACCTTCCCGAAGGACCAGAGCACGTCCACCGGCGGCAGGTACTGCTGGAAGTAGTGGTCGTAGGTGCCGGCCGACTGCCCGTAGTAGCCGGTGGTGATGGTGCGGGCGGCCAGATACGAGGACAGCAGCCCGACCACGTACAGCGGGATCACGGCGACGAACCCGGCGATCATCCGCGTGGTCACGAGGAACGGCAGCGAGGGGACGCCCATGACTTCCAGGGCGTCGGTCTCCTCGCTGATCCGCATCGCGCCGAGCTGGGCGGTGAAGCCGGCGCCCACCGTCGCGGACAGGGCGAGCCCGGCCACCAGCGGGGCGATCTCCCGGGTGTTGAAGTACGCCGACAGGAACGCCACGAAGTTGGAGGTGCCGAGCTGGTTGAGGGCCGCGTAGCCCTGCAGGCCGACCTCGGTGCCGGTGAAGAACGACAGGAAGGCGATCACACCGACCGTGCCGCCGACGACGGCCAGCGCGCCACGGCCGAAGGTCACCTCGGCGAGCAGGCGCAGGACCTCCTTCTTGTAGCGGCGCAGCGTACGGCCCGTCCAGGCCAGGGAGCGGCCGTAGAAGGAGAGTTGGGTGCCCAGCTCTTCGAGGGAGCGCAGGGGGCGGTCGAGGAGTCTCATCGGCTAACCCCTCTGGGGGACGACCTGGAAGTACACCGCGGTCATCACGAAGTTCGTCACGAACAGCAACATGAAGGTGATCACCACCGACTGGTTCACCGCGTCCCCCACGCCTTTGGGCCCGCCCTTGGCGGTCAGTCCCTTGTACGAGGCGACGATCGCGGCGATCGCCCCGAACACCAGCGCCTTCAGCTCGGCCGCCCACAGGTCGGAGAGCTGGGCGAGGGTGGTGAAGGACGCCAGGTACGCGCCGGGCGTGCCGTTCTGGAGGACCACGTTGAAGAAGTAGCCGCCCGCGACGCCGACCACCGAGACCAGGCCGTTGAGCAGCAGGGCGACCACCATCGACGCCAGCACCCGCGGGACGACGAGGCGGTGGATCGGGTCGATGCCCAGCACCTGCATCGCGTCGATCTCCTCGCGGATCTTGCGCGCCCCCAGGTCCGCGCAGATGGCGGTGCCGCCGGCGCCCGCGATCAGCAGCGCGGTGACGATCGGGGAGGCCTCCCGCAGGACCGCGAGCACCGAGGCGGCACCGGCGAAGGACTGGGCGCCGAGCTGCCGGGTCAGGCTGCCGATCTGCAGCGCGATGACCGCGCCGAAGGGGATGGACACGAGCGCGGTGGGAAGGATCGTGACGCTCGCGATGAACCACGCCTGCTGGATGAACTCCCGTAGCTGGAAAGGGCGGCGGGGCATCGTGCGCAGGACGTCCAGCGCCATCGCGAACAGGCTGCCGGAGTGCCGCAGGGCCCCGGTGGGCGACAGGCTCATGCGTCCGCCACCTCCCTGCGGCGGTGCGGCTCGGCCTCGCGTCGGGCGATCGCCTCCCAGCGGGGCGGGCGGGCGATGCCCGGCCCCGGCAGCAGGCGGGGAGTCGGTTCCCGGCCGCCGGGAGGCTCGGCGCGGGCGCCGGCGCCGAGCTGTGCGAGCTCCTGCTCCACCTGGGCGGCGTCCTTCTCCTCGGCCATCCCGATCGGCCCCTGCATCCGGCCGTTCAGAAACTGCCGTACGACCGGCTCGTCGCTGGCCAGCAGCTTCTCCCGGGGGCCGAACATGACCAGCTCGCGCCGGAACAGCAGCCCGATGTTGTCGGGCACCTGGCGGGCCGAGGCGATGTCGTGCGTGACGATCAGGAACGTCGCGTCGATCTGCGCGTTGAGGTCGACGATCAGCTGGTTCAGATAGGCCACCCGCACGGGGTCGAGCCCCGAGTCCGGCTCGTCGAAGAGGATGACCTCCGGATCGAGCACCAGGGCGCGCGCCAGCCCGGCCCGTTTGCGCATGCCGCCGGAGATCTCGCCGGGCAGCTTCTCCTCGGCGCCGATCAGGCCGACCATGTCCATCTTCTCGAGCACGATCCGCCTGATGTCGCTCTCGGACTTGCGGGTGTGCTCGCGCAGCGGGAAGGCGATGTTGTCGTAGAGGTTCATCGAGCCGAACAGCGCGCCGTCCTGGAACAGCACCCCGAACAGCTTCCGCACCTCGTACAGGTCGTGTTCGCGAAGTCGCGTGATGTCCCGGCCCTGGATCGTGATCGAGCCCCGCTCCGGCTTCAGCAGGCCGACGAGCGTCTTGA
The Streptomyces tuirus genome window above contains:
- a CDS encoding MlaE family ABC transporter permease; protein product: MSLSPTGALRHSGSLFAMALDVLRTMPRRPFQLREFIQQAWFIASVTILPTALVSIPFGAVIALQIGSLTRQLGAQSFAGAASVLAVLREASPIVTALLIAGAGGTAICADLGARKIREEIDAMQVLGIDPIHRLVVPRVLASMVVALLLNGLVSVVGVAGGYFFNVVLQNGTPGAYLASFTTLAQLSDLWAAELKALVFGAIAAIVASYKGLTAKGGPKGVGDAVNQSVVITFMLLFVTNFVMTAVYFQVVPQRG
- a CDS encoding ABC transporter ATP-binding protein, which encodes MGVEICVEGLTKSFGHQVIWQDVSLTLPAGEVSVMLGPSGTGKSVFLKTLVGLLKPERGSITIQGRDITRLREHDLYEVRKLFGVLFQDGALFGSMNLYDNIAFPLREHTRKSESDIRRIVLEKMDMVGLIGAEEKLPGEISGGMRKRAGLARALVLDPEVILFDEPDSGLDPVRVAYLNQLIVDLNAQIDATFLIVTHDIASARQVPDNIGLLFRRELVMFGPREKLLASDEPVVRQFLNGRMQGPIGMAEEKDAAQVEQELAQLGAGARAEPPGGREPTPRLLPGPGIARPPRWEAIARREAEPHRRREVADA
- a CDS encoding MlaE family ABC transporter permease translates to MRLLDRPLRSLEELGTQLSFYGRSLAWTGRTLRRYKKEVLRLLAEVTFGRGALAVVGGTVGVIAFLSFFTGTEVGLQGYAALNQLGTSNFVAFLSAYFNTREIAPLVAGLALSATVGAGFTAQLGAMRISEETDALEVMGVPSLPFLVTTRMIAGFVAVIPLYVVGLLSSYLAARTITTGYYGQSAGTYDHYFQQYLPPVDVLWSFGKVIVFAVLIILVHCYYGYYASGGPAGVGVAVGRAVRTSIVAINVLDFFLSLAIWGASTTVRIAG
- a CDS encoding MCE family protein yields the protein MRVIRLRLYGIAFLTVLALLLSLAVAVYQQAFTPVVRVTLEAGSLGNQLDPRADVKLRGLLVGEVRSVRADGEKATLDLALNPEHVASIPSDVHARLLPKTLFGEKYVDLVAPRGSAAARPLRAGDVITQDRTRVGMEVQQLMNDLLPLLRTVEPGELNSTLSAFATALEGRGDRIGDNLTRVEDYLRRLNPHLPSLKEDIARFADVAEVYGDAAPDLMRILRNTVTTSRTLVEKEDRLAAALRTTASVAGTTEDFLDDNGDRLITLGRVSRPTLALFARYSPEYPCLLDGLVRQEKASEEAFRGGRMRITLEVVRAQRAYEPGEEPRYGERSGPDCRGLPGPPVPGPKPELNDGTSSGGSDDALPGGTHVSATDAEQRAVGSLVAPALGVPADEVPPVTTLLFGPLARGTAVSVA